Proteins encoded together in one Bradyrhizobium sp. PSBB068 window:
- a CDS encoding porin family protein → MRRFLLAAMMFGAVTGAQAADMPDFLRGSLPASSAPTRNWDGWYVGGQVGQSWINTDFGGSVASLTNSIFRNTTLQGPTSQFNLLGRVNAQSSGFGAFVGRNWQYDDVVVGVEANYTYWSGLTTTTTGSLGPIQVAQPTLVLPVGATAADSVTLNGSASMKLKDEMTFRGRAGWATGDFLPYIFGGLAVGRMDVSRTVTSSVNRTINFADGSSTNFALPQFAQTATDAKTDAYVAGWTAGLGLEYMLWNCVFLRGEWEYVKFMPVKNTSVTQNSVRAAIGYKF, encoded by the coding sequence ATGCGTAGGTTCTTGCTGGCGGCGATGATGTTCGGGGCGGTGACCGGCGCGCAGGCGGCCGACATGCCTGATTTCCTTCGCGGCAGTCTGCCCGCTTCCAGCGCACCAACCAGAAACTGGGACGGCTGGTATGTCGGCGGCCAGGTCGGCCAGTCATGGATCAACACCGACTTTGGCGGTAGCGTTGCATCCCTGACCAATTCGATATTCCGCAACACCACGCTGCAGGGACCGACATCCCAGTTCAATCTGCTGGGTCGGGTCAATGCGCAAAGCTCGGGCTTCGGAGCGTTTGTCGGGCGCAACTGGCAGTATGACGACGTCGTGGTCGGTGTCGAAGCAAACTATACCTATTGGTCCGGGCTTACCACAACGACGACCGGAAGTTTGGGTCCGATTCAAGTCGCACAACCGACCCTGGTCCTGCCGGTCGGCGCCACTGCCGCCGACAGCGTGACGTTGAATGGAAGCGCTTCGATGAAGCTCAAGGACGAGATGACGTTCCGCGGCCGGGCGGGTTGGGCAACCGGTGACTTCCTGCCTTACATCTTCGGCGGCCTTGCGGTCGGCCGAATGGATGTTTCGCGCACGGTCACGAGCTCCGTGAACAGAACGATCAACTTTGCCGATGGAAGTTCGACCAACTTTGCACTTCCGCAGTTTGCGCAAACCGCGACGGATGCGAAAACGGACGCTTACGTTGCCGGCTGGACCGCTGGTCTCGGCCTGGAATACATGCTGTGGAACTGTGTTTTCCTGCGCGGCGAGTGGGAATACGTCAAGTTCATGCCGGTCAAGAACACGTCGGTCACACAGAACAGCGTGCGTGCGGCCATCGGCTACAAGTTCTGA
- a CDS encoding porin family protein — MRSVKTLIAAGAASLLSSAAFAADMPIMPPPPMAYAPPPVQDFGGWYLRGDIGMTNTQAKLHVNAYDRLPAGTAFNQYGHGFDGGMLYGIGVGYQFNSWFRADVTGEYRSKVSFNGTDFFTFPGPSSLGDTYHGGIQSWVGLVNVYADLGTWGCLTPFIGAGVGAAVIKTAAFSDNATFPSGSGLTSSFIADGATKTNFAWALHAGVAYKVTNNFTVELAYRYLDMGTAGQGQGHFFDNTPAGPSSFQYRDITSQDVKLGVRFNLPCCDVPPPPPPPPLIRKG; from the coding sequence ATGCGTAGCGTAAAGACCCTGATTGCCGCAGGCGCGGCATCTCTGCTGTCCTCGGCGGCGTTCGCTGCCGACATGCCGATCATGCCGCCGCCCCCGATGGCGTATGCACCCCCGCCGGTCCAGGATTTCGGCGGCTGGTATCTGCGCGGCGACATCGGCATGACCAACACCCAGGCCAAGCTGCACGTCAACGCCTACGACAGGCTGCCGGCCGGCACGGCCTTCAACCAGTATGGCCACGGTTTTGACGGCGGCATGCTCTACGGCATCGGCGTCGGCTATCAATTCAACAGCTGGTTCCGCGCCGACGTCACCGGTGAGTATCGCTCGAAGGTGAGCTTCAACGGCACCGACTTCTTCACGTTCCCCGGGCCGAGCTCGCTGGGCGATACCTATCATGGCGGCATTCAGAGCTGGGTCGGCCTCGTCAACGTCTACGCCGATCTCGGCACCTGGGGTTGCTTGACCCCGTTCATCGGTGCCGGTGTCGGTGCCGCTGTGATCAAGACCGCGGCCTTCTCCGACAATGCGACGTTCCCGAGCGGATCGGGCCTGACCAGCTCCTTCATCGCCGACGGCGCCACCAAGACCAACTTCGCCTGGGCACTGCACGCCGGTGTCGCCTACAAGGTCACCAACAACTTCACGGTCGAACTGGCCTATCGCTATCTCGACATGGGCACCGCCGGCCAGGGCCAGGGTCACTTCTTCGACAACACGCCGGCCGGTCCCTCGAGCTTCCAGTACCGCGACATCACCTCGCAGGATGTGAAGCTAGGCGTGCGTTTCAACCTGCCGTGCTGCGACGTGCCGCCCCCGCCGCCGCCGCCCCCGCTGATCCGCAAGGGCTAA
- a CDS encoding phosphoglucosamine mutase — protein MSRKYFGTDGIRGRANGLITPELALKVGQAAGLVFQRGDHRHRVVIGKDTRLSGYMIEYAMVAGFTSVGMDVLLVGPMPTPAIAMLTKSMRADLGVMISASHNLFEDNGIKLFGPQGFKLSDDVEKQIEQLLDESLDRRLAQSASLGRARRIDGVHDRYIEFAKRTLPRDLSLDGLRVVVDCANGAAYKVVPEALWELGADVVPIGVEPDGFNINKECGSTSPEALSRKVREMRADIGIALDGDADRVILVDERGHIVDGDQLLAVIAQSWKEEGRLAKPGIVTTVMSNLGLERFLQGHGLSMVRTPVGDRYVLEQMLSGGYNLGGEPSGHIIMSDYSTTGDGFVAALQVLAVVQKLRRPVSEICRRFDPLPQILKNVRYRSGKPLDDAEVKSAITDGEKRLNGHGRLLIRPSGTEPVIRVMGEGDDRILVEEVVDNIVSALGHAAAA, from the coding sequence ATGAGCCGCAAATATTTCGGGACCGATGGGATTCGGGGCCGCGCCAATGGACTGATCACGCCGGAGCTCGCGCTCAAGGTGGGGCAGGCCGCAGGATTGGTATTTCAGCGTGGCGACCATCGCCATCGCGTCGTGATCGGCAAGGACACGCGGCTGTCCGGCTACATGATCGAATACGCCATGGTCGCGGGCTTTACCTCGGTCGGTATGGACGTGCTGCTGGTCGGCCCGATGCCGACGCCGGCGATCGCGATGCTCACCAAGTCGATGCGCGCCGATCTCGGCGTGATGATCTCGGCGTCGCACAATCTTTTCGAGGACAACGGCATCAAGCTGTTCGGCCCGCAGGGCTTCAAGCTGTCCGACGACGTCGAGAAGCAGATCGAGCAGTTGCTGGATGAATCGCTCGACCGCCGCCTGGCGCAGAGCGCGAGCCTCGGCCGCGCCCGCCGCATCGATGGCGTCCACGACCGCTACATCGAATTCGCCAAGCGCACTTTGCCGCGCGACCTCTCGCTCGACGGCTTGCGCGTCGTGGTCGATTGCGCCAACGGCGCCGCCTACAAGGTGGTGCCGGAAGCGCTGTGGGAGCTCGGCGCCGACGTGGTGCCGATCGGGGTCGAGCCCGACGGCTTCAACATCAACAAGGAATGCGGCTCGACCTCGCCGGAGGCGCTGTCGAGGAAGGTGCGCGAGATGCGCGCCGATATCGGCATCGCGCTCGATGGCGATGCCGATCGCGTCATCCTGGTGGACGAGCGTGGCCACATCGTCGACGGCGACCAGCTGCTCGCGGTGATCGCGCAGAGCTGGAAGGAAGAGGGGCGCCTCGCCAAGCCCGGCATCGTCACGACAGTGATGTCCAATCTCGGGCTGGAGCGCTTCCTGCAGGGCCACGGGCTTTCGATGGTCCGCACCCCGGTCGGCGACCGCTATGTGCTCGAGCAGATGCTGAGCGGCGGCTACAATCTCGGCGGCGAGCCGTCGGGCCATATCATCATGTCGGACTATTCGACCACCGGCGACGGCTTCGTCGCCGCGCTGCAGGTGCTGGCCGTGGTGCAGAAGCTGCGCCGCCCGGTGTCGGAGATCTGCCGGCGCTTTGATCCATTGCCCCAAATTCTGAAGAACGTGCGCTATCGCAGCGGCAAGCCGCTCGACGACGCCGAGGTCAAGTCCGCGATCACCGACGGCGAGAAGCGCCTCAACGGTCATGGCCGCCTGCTGATCCGCCCCTCCGGCACCGAGCCGGTGATCCGTGTGATGGGCGAGGGCGATGACCGCATCCTGGTGGAAGAGGTCGTCGACAACATCGTCAGCGCACTCGGCCACGCGGCGGCGGCTTAA
- a CDS encoding alpha-hydroxy-acid oxidizing protein codes for MKHITCIEDLRQLHKRRVPKAFFDYADRGSYTEDTLRANSEDLQQIKFRQRILVDVSKRSLATTILGEPAAMPLILAPVGLLGMQHGDGEIYACRAAQAAGIPFTQSTMSICSIEDIAASVDKPFWFQLYVMKDRGFIKSLIERAIAAKCSALVLTVDLQVIGQRHQDIKNGMTVPPEWSLSKLIDFATKPAWVSGVLQGKRRTFGNIAGHVKGTEDLTKLSEWTASQFDTSLSWKDIDWIRSIWPGKLILKGILDVEDAELAAKTGAQAIVVSNHGGRQLDGAPSSIEVLPEIVDEVGSQLEIMFDGGIRTGMDIMRALALGAKSCMIGRAYAYGLGAGGQAGVAKALDILGKELTTTMGLCGVNTIAEIDDKVLAV; via the coding sequence ATGAAGCACATTACCTGCATCGAAGACCTGCGCCAGCTGCACAAGCGCCGGGTGCCGAAGGCGTTTTTCGATTATGCGGACCGCGGCTCCTATACCGAGGACACGCTGCGCGCCAACTCCGAGGACCTGCAGCAGATCAAGTTCCGCCAGCGCATCCTGGTCGATGTGTCCAAGCGCAGCCTCGCGACCACGATCCTGGGCGAACCGGCCGCGATGCCGCTGATCCTGGCCCCTGTCGGCCTGCTCGGCATGCAGCATGGTGACGGCGAGATCTACGCCTGCCGCGCGGCGCAGGCGGCCGGCATCCCGTTCACCCAGAGCACGATGTCGATCTGCTCGATCGAAGACATCGCCGCTAGCGTCGACAAGCCGTTCTGGTTCCAGCTCTACGTCATGAAGGACCGCGGCTTCATCAAATCGCTGATCGAGCGCGCGATCGCGGCGAAATGCTCGGCGCTGGTGTTGACCGTCGACCTGCAGGTGATCGGCCAGCGCCACCAGGACATCAAGAACGGCATGACGGTGCCGCCGGAATGGTCGCTGTCGAAGCTGATCGACTTCGCAACCAAGCCCGCCTGGGTGTCGGGCGTGCTGCAAGGCAAGCGCCGCACCTTCGGCAACATCGCCGGTCACGTCAAAGGCACGGAGGATCTCACCAAGCTATCGGAATGGACCGCCTCGCAGTTCGACACCTCGTTGAGCTGGAAGGACATCGACTGGATCCGCAGCATCTGGCCGGGTAAGCTGATCCTCAAAGGGATTCTCGATGTCGAGGACGCCGAGCTCGCCGCCAAGACCGGCGCGCAGGCGATCGTGGTCTCCAACCATGGCGGCCGCCAGCTCGACGGCGCACCGTCCTCGATCGAGGTGCTGCCGGAGATCGTCGACGAGGTCGGATCACAGCTCGAGATCATGTTCGACGGCGGCATCCGCACCGGCATGGACATCATGCGCGCGCTCGCGCTCGGCGCGAAGTCCTGCATGATCGGCCGCGCCTATGCCTACGGCCTCGGCGCCGGCGGCCAGGCCGGCGTCGCCAAGGCGCTCGACATTTTGGGCAAGGAGCTCACCACCACCATGGGGCTGTGTGGCGTCAACACCATCGCCGAGATCGACGACAAGGTGCTGGCGGTTTGA
- a CDS encoding shikimate dehydrogenase: MPSQGKTRAACLIGWPAAHSRSPLIHHYWLRTLGIEGGYVIEAVPPEDFKDFLFRLSLRGFVGANVTRPHKEHALALSAPDERARAVGAANTLWFADGELRSTNTDVEGFINNLDACAPGWDKTDDALVLGAGGAARAVVFGLIERGIARVHLVNRTIDRARALAALYGAGVHPATWDTVGELLPRAGLLVNTTSLGQHGQPPLEIDIGLLPEGAVVSDIVYVPLVTPLLAAATARGLRTADGLGMLLHQAVRGFELWFGQRPQVTAELRAIVEADLTKT, from the coding sequence ATGCCATCCCAAGGCAAAACCCGCGCCGCGTGCCTGATCGGCTGGCCGGCGGCGCATTCCCGCTCGCCGCTGATCCATCATTACTGGCTGCGCACCCTCGGCATCGAGGGCGGCTACGTGATCGAGGCGGTGCCGCCGGAGGATTTCAAGGATTTCCTGTTCCGCCTGTCGCTGCGCGGCTTCGTCGGCGCCAACGTCACCCGTCCGCACAAGGAGCACGCGCTGGCGCTGTCGGCGCCGGATGAGCGCGCCCGCGCCGTCGGCGCTGCCAACACGCTGTGGTTCGCCGATGGCGAGTTGCGCTCGACCAACACCGACGTCGAGGGCTTCATCAACAATCTCGACGCCTGCGCGCCCGGCTGGGACAAGACCGATGACGCGCTGGTGCTCGGCGCCGGCGGCGCAGCGCGCGCGGTGGTGTTCGGCCTGATCGAGCGCGGGATTGCGCGCGTGCACCTGGTCAATCGAACGATCGACCGCGCCCGCGCGCTTGCCGCCCTGTACGGCGCAGGTGTGCATCCTGCGACCTGGGACACGGTCGGCGAGTTGTTGCCGCGCGCGGGGCTGCTGGTGAACACGACGTCGCTCGGCCAGCACGGCCAGCCTCCGTTGGAGATCGATATCGGCCTGTTGCCGGAGGGCGCGGTTGTTTCCGACATTGTCTACGTGCCGCTGGTGACGCCGTTGCTTGCGGCGGCAACGGCGCGGGGGCTGAGGACCGCCGACGGGCTCGGCATGCTGCTGCATCAGGCGGTGCGCGGTTTCGAGCTTTGGTTCGGGCAGCGCCCGCAGGTAACGGCGGAGCTGCGTGCGATCGTCGAGGCCGATCTCACAAAGACTTGA
- a CDS encoding DUF1275 domain-containing protein, protein MLESRRNLALACALSALAGYVDAIGYLQLGGLFVSFMSGNSTRLGVTLAEGHWQHALEALALIVLFVVGAAAGSLIVLSRFAHRQPLILLVEALLLAAAALAYANGLPNTAVAAIVLAMGLENAVFQLAGGAGLGLTYVTGALVKAGQLIAAALTGGAGWAWLPNLMLWAALVAGALAGAIAYHWINLAAIWFAAGTAFILSALVFGNTKRTD, encoded by the coding sequence ATGCTGGAATCCCGCCGTAACCTGGCGCTGGCCTGCGCGCTCAGCGCGCTGGCCGGTTATGTCGATGCCATCGGCTATCTGCAGCTCGGCGGACTGTTCGTCTCTTTCATGAGCGGCAATTCGACGCGACTTGGCGTCACGCTGGCCGAGGGGCATTGGCAGCACGCGCTGGAGGCGCTGGCGCTGATCGTGCTGTTCGTTGTGGGTGCCGCGGCCGGCAGCCTGATCGTGCTCAGCCGCTTCGCGCATCGCCAGCCACTGATCCTGCTGGTCGAGGCGCTGCTGCTCGCGGCAGCGGCACTGGCCTATGCCAATGGTCTGCCGAACACCGCCGTCGCCGCCATCGTGCTGGCGATGGGGCTCGAGAACGCGGTGTTCCAGCTTGCAGGCGGGGCCGGGCTTGGCCTGACCTATGTCACCGGGGCGCTGGTCAAGGCCGGGCAATTGATTGCCGCCGCGCTGACCGGCGGCGCAGGCTGGGCCTGGCTACCGAATCTGATGCTATGGGCGGCGTTGGTCGCGGGCGCGCTGGCCGGCGCCATCGCCTACCACTGGATCAATCTCGCCGCGATCTGGTTCGCCGCCGGCACCGCCTTCATCCTCAGCGCGCTGGTTTTCGGGAACACGAAGCGGACGGATTGA
- a CDS encoding elongation factor G — protein MGQDVRSPRGPRCIALVGPFQSGKTTLLEAILARTGAIKTAGSVDAGTSVGDASPEARQHKMGVGLTAATTTFMGDSYTFIDCPGSIEFAHDMRAALPAVDAAVVVCEADEKKLPQLQIILRELEELGIPRFLFLNKIDRANKRVRETLATLQPASRVPLVLRQIPIWNGDLIEGFVDLALERAFVYREHKPSEVMALEGGNLDREKEARFSMLEKLADHDDALMEQLLEDIQPPRDAVFDDLARELREGLICPVLLGAASRENGVLRLMKALRHESPGVTETAKRLGIKDQKDALAFVFKTVHLQHGGKLSLTRVLTGRLDDGATLQSSSGDSGRVSGILAVSGAHDSKRPQAEAGDTVALGKLDAIKTGDTVSSGKTAPASLVKVEPAAPVLSISIAATDRKDDVKLGQALLRLNEEDPSLTMIQNPRTHDTVLWGQGEMHLRVAQERLKDRYGVNVKSHPPAIGYQETIRKAITQRGRHKKQSGGHGQFGDVVLDIKPKPRGSGFEFHEKVVGGAVPRNYIGAVEEGVVDALARGPLGFPVIDVDVTLTDGSYHSVDSSDLAFRTAARIGVSEGLPQCQPVLLEPIHMVEIVCPTEATAKINAILSARRGQILGFDTREGWSGWDCVRATMPESEIGDLIVELRSATAGAGTFTRQFDRMAEVTGRAADQIIAAHRDAA, from the coding sequence ATGGGACAAGACGTCAGAAGTCCCCGAGGTCCACGGTGCATCGCGCTGGTGGGCCCTTTCCAAAGCGGTAAAACCACACTTCTGGAAGCGATCCTGGCGCGAACGGGCGCCATCAAGACTGCCGGCAGCGTCGATGCCGGAACCTCTGTCGGCGATGCCAGCCCCGAGGCGCGTCAACACAAGATGGGCGTCGGCCTGACCGCCGCTACCACCACCTTCATGGGGGACAGCTACACCTTTATCGATTGCCCCGGCTCGATCGAATTCGCGCACGACATGCGTGCCGCGTTGCCCGCGGTCGATGCTGCGGTCGTGGTCTGCGAGGCTGACGAGAAGAAGCTGCCGCAGCTGCAGATCATCCTGCGCGAGCTCGAGGAGCTCGGCATTCCCCGTTTCCTGTTCCTGAACAAGATCGACCGCGCCAACAAGCGCGTCCGCGAAACGCTCGCGACGCTGCAGCCGGCCTCGCGCGTGCCGCTGGTGCTGCGCCAGATCCCGATCTGGAACGGCGATCTGATCGAGGGCTTCGTCGATCTCGCGCTGGAGCGCGCCTTCGTCTATCGCGAGCACAAGCCGTCGGAGGTGATGGCGCTCGAGGGCGGCAATCTCGATCGCGAGAAGGAAGCGCGCTTCTCGATGCTGGAGAAGCTCGCCGATCACGACGACGCGCTGATGGAGCAATTGCTGGAGGACATCCAGCCGCCGCGCGATGCCGTGTTCGACGATCTCGCCCGCGAATTGCGCGAGGGGTTGATCTGTCCGGTGCTGCTCGGCGCTGCGAGCCGCGAGAACGGCGTGCTCCGTTTGATGAAGGCGCTGCGCCACGAGTCGCCGGGCGTCACCGAGACCGCCAAACGGCTCGGCATCAAGGATCAGAAGGATGCGCTGGCCTTTGTGTTCAAGACCGTGCATTTGCAGCATGGCGGCAAGCTGTCGCTGACGCGCGTGCTGACCGGCCGCCTCGATGACGGCGCGACGCTGCAATCCTCAAGCGGCGACAGCGGGCGCGTTTCCGGCATCCTCGCGGTCTCGGGCGCGCATGACAGCAAGCGGCCGCAGGCCGAGGCCGGCGATACCGTCGCGCTCGGCAAGCTCGACGCGATCAAGACCGGCGATACGGTCTCGAGCGGCAAGACGGCCCCGGCCTCGCTGGTCAAGGTCGAGCCGGCGGCTCCGGTGCTGTCGATCTCGATCGCCGCGACCGACCGCAAGGATGACGTCAAGCTCGGCCAGGCGCTGCTGCGGCTGAACGAGGAGGATCCGTCGCTGACCATGATCCAGAACCCGCGCACCCACGACACCGTGCTGTGGGGGCAGGGCGAGATGCATCTGCGCGTCGCCCAGGAGCGGCTGAAGGACCGCTACGGCGTCAACGTCAAATCGCATCCGCCGGCGATCGGCTACCAGGAGACCATCCGTAAAGCCATCACGCAGCGCGGCCGGCACAAGAAGCAGTCCGGTGGCCATGGCCAGTTCGGTGACGTCGTGCTCGACATCAAGCCGAAGCCGCGCGGATCGGGCTTCGAATTCCACGAGAAGGTGGTCGGCGGCGCGGTGCCGCGCAACTATATCGGCGCGGTGGAGGAGGGCGTCGTCGACGCGCTGGCGCGGGGACCGCTCGGCTTCCCGGTGATCGACGTCGACGTCACGCTGACCGACGGCTCCTATCACAGCGTCGATTCCTCCGACCTCGCGTTCCGCACCGCGGCGCGGATCGGGGTCAGTGAGGGGTTGCCGCAGTGCCAGCCGGTGCTGCTGGAGCCGATCCATATGGTCGAGATCGTGTGTCCGACCGAGGCGACCGCCAAGATCAATGCGATCCTGTCGGCGCGCCGCGGCCAGATCCTCGGCTTCGACACCCGCGAGGGCTGGAGCGGCTGGGACTGCGTTCGCGCCACGATGCCGGAATCCGAGATCGGCGACCTCATCGTGGAGCTGCGCTCGGCCACCGCCGGCGCCGGCACCTTCACCCGCCAGTTCGACCGCATGGCCGAAGTGACGGGCCGCGCCGCCGACCAGATCATCGCCGCGCATCGCGACGCGGCGTGA
- a CDS encoding DUF992 domain-containing protein, producing MRRFTLLAAAAITTLAAIGGANAQQPSQRVQVGVLECRGGASVGFIVGSVTHLGCVLRANGLPEDRYIATIQKVGIDLGITQESALAWGVYAPVERLGPGALSGNYAGAQGSATLGVGVGGNVLVGGSDNTIALQPLSVQGQVGVNIAAGLESLELRPGR from the coding sequence ATGCGTCGCTTCACTCTCCTCGCCGCTGCCGCCATCACCACGCTGGCCGCAATCGGCGGCGCCAACGCCCAACAGCCGAGCCAGCGCGTACAGGTCGGCGTCCTGGAATGCCGCGGCGGCGCGAGCGTCGGCTTCATCGTCGGTTCCGTGACCCATCTCGGCTGCGTGCTGCGCGCCAATGGCCTGCCCGAGGACCGCTACATCGCGACCATCCAGAAGGTCGGGATCGATCTCGGCATTACCCAGGAATCGGCGCTGGCCTGGGGCGTCTACGCACCGGTGGAGCGGCTCGGGCCTGGGGCACTCTCGGGCAACTATGCCGGCGCGCAGGGCAGCGCGACGCTCGGCGTCGGCGTCGGCGGCAATGTGCTGGTCGGTGGCTCCGACAACACGATCGCTCTGCAGCCGCTCAGCGTGCAGGGCCAGGTCGGCGTCAACATCGCCGCCGGCCTCGAGAGCCTGGAGCTGCGACCGGGTCGCTAA
- a CDS encoding DUF992 domain-containing protein, with the protein MRLSTLTLAALALLAPFATANAAPQQVQAGVLQCQGGENVGFVVGSVARLECVFQSGGRRPEPYLATVKRIGVDLGFTGQTQLAWAVSAPTTVVPRGALAGSYGGVGVNASVGLGAGGNFLFGGPNNAYALQPISLQGQTGLNVAAGIAGIDLEPVRTSGPRRHHRHHRHHHHH; encoded by the coding sequence ATGCGACTTTCGACTCTCACCCTTGCAGCGCTTGCGTTGCTGGCGCCGTTCGCCACTGCCAACGCGGCGCCCCAGCAGGTTCAGGCCGGGGTTCTGCAATGCCAGGGCGGCGAGAACGTCGGCTTCGTCGTCGGCTCCGTTGCCCGCCTCGAATGCGTGTTCCAGAGCGGCGGCCGTCGGCCCGAGCCGTATCTTGCGACCGTGAAGCGGATCGGCGTCGACCTCGGCTTCACCGGGCAGACCCAGCTCGCCTGGGCCGTCAGTGCACCGACCACGGTGGTGCCGCGCGGTGCGCTCGCCGGCAGCTACGGCGGCGTCGGCGTCAACGCCTCGGTCGGCCTCGGCGCCGGCGGTAACTTCCTGTTCGGTGGCCCGAACAACGCCTATGCGCTGCAGCCGATCAGCCTGCAGGGCCAGACCGGCCTCAACGTCGCGGCCGGTATCGCCGGGATCGATCTCGAGCCGGTCCGCACCAGCGGTCCGCGCCGGCATCATCGCCACCACCGTCATCACCACCACCACTAA
- a CDS encoding pyridoxal phosphate-dependent aminotransferase, with translation MAFLSAALDRVKPSATIAVTDKARALKAAGRNVIGLGAGEPDFDTPANIKLAAIHAIEAGKTKYTDVGGIPELKEAIINKFSRENGLSYKPNQIIVGTGGKQVLYNALMATINPGDEVIIPAPYWVSYPEMVALAGGESVPVVCPASTGFKLRPEDLEKAITPKTKWVILCSPSNPTGSAYTRSELKAITDVLVKHPHVWVMTDDMYEHLVYDDFVFTTAAQVEPSLYDRTLTVNGVSKAYCMTGWRIGYAGGPAQLIKAMATIQSQSTSNPSSIAQWASVEALNGPQDFIAANNKVFKERRDLVVSMLNQASGIECPRPEGAFYVYPSCAGTIGKTAPSGKVIDNDEAFVTELLESEGVAVVQGSAFGLGPAFRISYATRTSDLEDACKRIQRFCGNLR, from the coding sequence ATGGCCTTCCTGTCCGCTGCGCTCGACCGTGTGAAGCCGTCCGCGACGATCGCGGTCACGGACAAAGCACGCGCGCTGAAAGCCGCGGGCCGCAACGTCATCGGCCTCGGGGCCGGCGAGCCTGACTTCGACACGCCCGCCAACATCAAGCTGGCGGCGATCCACGCGATCGAGGCCGGCAAGACCAAGTACACCGACGTCGGCGGCATACCGGAGCTCAAGGAAGCCATCATCAACAAGTTCTCGCGCGAGAATGGCCTGAGCTATAAGCCGAACCAGATCATCGTCGGCACCGGCGGCAAGCAGGTGCTCTACAACGCGCTGATGGCGACCATCAATCCCGGCGACGAGGTGATCATCCCGGCGCCGTATTGGGTCAGCTATCCCGAGATGGTCGCGCTCGCCGGCGGCGAGTCGGTCCCGGTGGTGTGCCCCGCGTCGACCGGCTTCAAGCTGCGTCCGGAAGATCTCGAAAAGGCGATCACGCCGAAGACCAAGTGGGTGATCCTGTGCTCGCCGTCGAACCCGACCGGCTCGGCCTATACCAGGAGCGAGCTCAAGGCGATCACCGACGTGCTGGTCAAGCATCCGCATGTCTGGGTGATGACCGACGACATGTATGAGCACCTCGTCTATGACGACTTCGTCTTCACCACCGCAGCGCAGGTCGAGCCGAGCCTCTACGATCGCACGCTGACCGTGAACGGCGTGTCGAAGGCCTATTGCATGACCGGGTGGCGCATCGGCTATGCCGGCGGTCCGGCGCAGCTGATCAAGGCGATGGCGACGATCCAGTCGCAATCGACCTCGAACCCGTCGTCGATCGCGCAGTGGGCCTCGGTCGAGGCGCTCAACGGTCCGCAGGACTTCATCGCCGCGAACAACAAGGTGTTCAAGGAGCGCCGCGACCTCGTGGTCTCGATGCTCAACCAGGCGAGCGGCATCGAGTGCCCGCGGCCGGAAGGCGCGTTCTACGTCTATCCGTCCTGCGCCGGCACGATCGGCAAGACGGCCCCCTCGGGCAAGGTGATCGACAATGACGAGGCGTTCGTCACCGAGCTGCTCGAGAGCGAAGGCGTCGCCGTCGTGCAGGGCTCGGCGTTCGGCCTTGGCCCTGCATTCCGCATTTCCTACGCCACCAGGACCTCGGATCTCGAGGATGCCTGCAAGCGCATCCAGCGCTTCTGCGGCAATCTGCGATAG
- a CDS encoding glutathione S-transferase family protein, which translates to MYKLYSMQRSGNSYKVRLALAVLNTPYEAIEIDILRGESRTPEFLAKNPSGQVPLLEVAEGRHLAESNAILWYVAIGTPLAPESRIERAEALQWMFFEQHALEPNIGAAYFWLSLVKGGRDLQTHALEDWMERGYAALQVMENHLKNHTFFAAEQFTVADIALYGYTHVADRCDFDLATFPSIRAWLKRVEQTPGFVSMDWQPGPEAELQARLVAGV; encoded by the coding sequence ATGTACAAGCTCTATTCGATGCAGCGCTCCGGCAACAGCTACAAGGTTCGGCTTGCGCTTGCCGTGCTGAACACGCCGTACGAGGCGATCGAGATCGACATCCTGCGCGGCGAGAGCCGGACCCCGGAATTCCTGGCCAAGAATCCGAGCGGCCAGGTGCCGTTGCTCGAGGTCGCCGAAGGCCGCCACCTCGCCGAGTCCAATGCCATCCTCTGGTACGTCGCGATCGGCACGCCGCTGGCGCCGGAGTCGCGGATCGAGCGCGCCGAGGCGCTGCAGTGGATGTTCTTCGAGCAGCACGCGCTGGAGCCGAATATCGGCGCCGCCTATTTCTGGCTGTCGCTGGTCAAGGGCGGGCGCGACCTGCAGACCCACGCGCTGGAAGACTGGATGGAGCGCGGCTATGCGGCGTTGCAGGTGATGGAAAATCATCTCAAGAACCACACGTTCTTCGCCGCCGAGCAGTTCACCGTCGCCGACATCGCGCTCTACGGCTACACCCACGTCGCCGACCGCTGCGACTTCGACCTGGCGACCTTTCCGTCGATCCGGGCCTGGTTGAAACGGGTCGAGCAGACCCCCGGATTTGTCTCGATGGATTGGCAGCCGGGTCCCGAGGCGGAGCTCCAGGCTCGCCTCGTCGCCGGCGTCTGA